The Leptodactylus fuscus isolate aLepFus1 chromosome 5, aLepFus1.hap2, whole genome shotgun sequence genome segment CATAGTTACTCTCCTCTCTCACCTGCCCTATGTCCTGCTTTAGGAGACTTAACCCTTTCATTACTTTATACTACTATTCTGGGTGGTGAACATTAAGGATCTCACATTACCTTATGTAAGACATGCAGGACTGTTGGCAGACAAATGCATGCACCTAGGCTATACCCCTTGGGGGCGCTGTAACACATCTGCTCTCCTTCTCCTACTGCACTGCCCCTTTAAGTGTCAGTCTGTAATTCTGGTACTATGTTTGTGAACCAGCAGGGTGAGGATGAAGCGCAGCAAGAAGTACCTGATGTATGAGGGCAGGATAGCAAGAAATCTGACTGTATGTGGTCACTTACCTGGTCTTGGCGATGTCTACAGGCATTGAGGCCGCTGTGGTGACCAGTCCACTGATCATACTGGCACAGAAGTGGCACAGAATGTCATCCCGGAAGTAGCCTACAGGACAAGGACAGGGGGTCAGACTCTTAGTCCAGCCAGGGTTACACCCTAAAGGACACCCCATCCCCTCAGGGACGATGGCGGCCGCACATTGTCATCTCACCAGAATCCAGAAGAAACTGCTTGGACTGAGAATAAGACGCCAGCTGGGCAGCGTTGACGACCACGGCCCGCGCCATAGTAGGTATACaaccctgagagagggaaagagaAGGGGATGATGGGTAATGCTCGACCAGGACGCCATGACAGGTCAGATCATGTCGATACAACTACACCCACCCTCCACAGTGTGGTGACGCCCTCCTCACGGCTCATCCTGACCAGAGCATTGAAGACGTTGCTGTATCCTCTCCTCTGATCTGGAGGTAACCTGCACGAGAACAAGGACCCCATTACTAGTCTCAGCCCTCTCCTAATAGTTTGTTACAGCCACCGGGGGCGCTCTCTGTAACACTTACCTCCCATCTGCTGTCATCCTGATCAACGCAACCTCAGCAGGAGTCCCCACAAAGGCCCCTGTGGCCCCGGCCGTCATCCCTATCGCTGCCTTCATGAGGAAGTTAGGGGGAGTCCCGTCTGGTTTTGTCAGCTTCTCAAAGAGAATGGTGTAAATACCGAGTCGTGTGGTCGTGTAAGTCGCCTGACGCAGCAAACCGGCGGATAACctgaggagcagagagagagaaaGCTTAATGGtatgcccctcctcctatagggtgatacagaagggagctatgagtctgcccctcctcctatagggtgatacagaagggagctatgagtctgcccctcctcctatagggtgatacagacagaagggagctatgagtctgcccctcctcctatagggtgatacagaagggagctatgagtctgcccctcctcctatagggtgatacagaagggagctatgagtctgcccctcctcctatagggtgatacagaagggagctatgagtctgcccctcctcctatagggtgatacagaagggagctatgagtctgcccctcctcctatagggtgatacagacagaagggagctatgagtctgctcctcctcctatagggtgatacagaagggagctatgagtctgcccctcctcctatagggtgatacagaagggagctatgagtctgcccctcctcctatagggtgatacagacagaagggagctatgagtctgctcctcctcctatagggtgatacagaagggagctatgagtctgcccctcctcctatagggtggtACAGAAGGGAGCTCtgagtctgcccctccccctatagggtggtacagacagaagggagctatgagtctgcccctcctcctatagggtgatacagaagggagctatgagtctgcccctcctcctatagggtgatacagacagaagggagctatgagtct includes the following:
- the SLC25A11 gene encoding mitochondrial 2-oxoglutarate/malate carrier protein → MAATSGKERTSPKAIKFLFGGLAGMGATVFVQPLDLVKNRMQLSGEGAKTKEYKTSFHAVGSILRNEGVRGIYTGLSAGLLRQATYTTTRLGIYTILFEKLTKPDGTPPNFLMKAAIGMTAGATGAFVGTPAEVALIRMTADGRLPPDQRRGYSNVFNALVRMSREEGVTTLWRGCIPTMARAVVVNAAQLASYSQSKQFLLDSGYFRDDILCHFCASMISGLVTTAASMPVDIAKTRIQNMRMIDGKPEYKNGLDVLYKVVRHEGFFSLWKGFTPYYARLGPHTVLTFIFLEQMNKYYKKFFLSG